In Halobaculum sp. XH14, a single genomic region encodes these proteins:
- a CDS encoding DUF1801 domain-containing protein, with translation MSASGPLTARRVSELVLANRAIRAPDYRKDHDEGVQFTDPERGLQWGADAVPALLGLFRVEQDGREDHPDGWVGFARHWRGGTVRLDFDLFSGPEESEEVLVVTAISGRKGENRVPDAEFGEIELPDQVPSEQEWDERSKRYQAARRNDETDGSAAVKAYIAALPGWKREVATRFDEIIQQELPDVRRAVKWHQPFYGVEDEGWFASFSAFSNHVKLSFVCEAYLDPEPPSGSDPTRQALDQGETDALDEEQVASWIRQAADDPGMGW, from the coding sequence ATGAGCGCGTCCGGCCCACTTACCGCCCGGCGAGTCTCCGAACTCGTGCTGGCGAACCGAGCGATCAGAGCACCCGACTACAGGAAGGACCACGACGAGGGGGTTCAGTTCACGGACCCGGAACGGGGGCTCCAGTGGGGGGCCGACGCCGTTCCGGCCCTGCTGGGCCTCTTCCGGGTCGAGCAGGACGGCCGGGAGGACCACCCCGACGGCTGGGTGGGCTTTGCTCGCCACTGGCGCGGCGGAACGGTGCGGCTGGACTTCGACCTGTTCTCTGGTCCCGAGGAGTCCGAGGAGGTGCTGGTCGTGACCGCGATCTCGGGCCGGAAGGGTGAGAACCGCGTCCCGGACGCTGAGTTCGGGGAGATCGAACTGCCGGACCAGGTTCCCTCGGAGCAGGAGTGGGACGAACGGAGCAAACGGTACCAGGCGGCGCGGAGGAACGACGAAACCGACGGGTCCGCAGCGGTGAAGGCGTACATCGCGGCGCTGCCGGGGTGGAAGCGCGAGGTCGCGACACGATTCGACGAGATCATCCAGCAGGAACTGCCCGACGTGCGCCGCGCCGTGAAGTGGCACCAGCCGTTCTACGGCGTCGAGGACGAGGGATGGTTCGCGTCGTTCAGCGCGTTCTCGAACCACGTGAAACTGTCGTTCGTCTGTGAAGCGTACCTCGATCCGGAGCCACCCAGCGGATCGGATCCGACGAGACAGGCCCTCGACCAGGGGGAGACGGACGCGCTGGACGAAGAGCAGGTCGCCTCCTGGATCCGGCAAGCGGCCGACGATCCGGGGATGGGCTGGTGA
- a CDS encoding MBL fold metallo-hydrolase — protein MEPGDVEAVPGTTDLYYLDTGMYDTANYGAVYVIDAERPAVVDTGIGTNREYLFDALEELNVVPDLILPTHVHLDHAGGAGFLAEAFPDATVMTHEIGVPHLVDPGRLVEGTRAAVGEQWRYYVEPEPIPEDRIEPLSGGETLDLGDRALDVHHAPGHAPHQVFFHDRGDDVVFTADAAGVYVPQLDEVRQTSPPSAFNMDACHEDVDAIRALDPRILCFGHFGPREFDDDFLAEYKRTLLEWVEAVKRKREELGDDEAVVEHFAAHAQERFVDCWGERKARAEERLNARGVLAYLDYVEEN, from the coding sequence ATGGAGCCCGGCGACGTGGAGGCGGTCCCCGGCACCACCGACCTCTACTACCTCGACACGGGGATGTACGACACCGCGAACTACGGGGCCGTCTACGTCATCGACGCCGAGCGGCCCGCCGTCGTCGACACCGGCATCGGCACGAACCGCGAGTACCTCTTCGACGCGCTCGAGGAACTGAACGTCGTCCCCGACCTGATCCTCCCGACCCACGTCCACCTCGACCACGCCGGGGGGGCCGGGTTCCTCGCGGAGGCGTTCCCGGACGCGACGGTGATGACCCACGAGATCGGCGTCCCGCACCTCGTCGACCCCGGGCGGCTCGTCGAGGGAACGAGGGCCGCCGTCGGCGAGCAGTGGCGGTACTACGTCGAGCCGGAGCCGATCCCCGAGGACCGCATCGAGCCGCTCTCGGGCGGCGAGACGCTCGACCTGGGCGACCGGGCCCTCGACGTCCACCACGCGCCGGGCCACGCCCCCCACCAGGTGTTCTTCCACGACCGCGGCGACGACGTGGTGTTCACGGCCGACGCGGCGGGCGTCTACGTCCCGCAACTCGACGAGGTGCGCCAGACGTCGCCGCCGTCGGCGTTCAACATGGACGCGTGTCACGAGGACGTCGACGCCATCCGCGCGCTCGACCCGCGTATCCTCTGTTTCGGCCACTTCGGTCCCCGCGAGTTCGACGACGACTTTCTCGCGGAGTACAAGCGGACGCTGCTGGAGTGGGTCGAGGCCGTGAAGCGGAAACGCGAGGAACTCGGCGACGACGAGGCGGTCGTCGAGCACTTCGCGGCCCACGCCCAGGAGCGGTTCGTCGACTGCTGGGGCGAGCGGAAGGCCCGCGCCGAGGAGCGCCTGAACGCCCGCGGCGTCCTCGCGTACCTGGACTACGTCGAGGAGAACTGA
- a CDS encoding ribbon-helix-helix domain-containing protein, with protein MSEADTPPDKTTVNIRMTETFLADVDGTWKEFGYNSRSEFIRDALRDAVKHPEFNRADLKAMLAGEAEIREGRTYSSDEVKDKYGLHADAVDEHDE; from the coding sequence ATGTCAGAGGCCGATACGCCGCCGGACAAGACGACCGTGAACATCCGAATGACGGAGACGTTCCTCGCCGACGTCGACGGGACGTGGAAGGAGTTCGGCTACAACAGCCGAAGCGAGTTCATCCGTGACGCGCTCCGCGACGCCGTCAAGCACCCCGAGTTCAACCGCGCGGATCTGAAGGCGATGCTCGCGGGCGAGGCCGAGATCCGGGAGGGCCGGACGTACTCCAGCGACGAGGTGAAGGACAAGTACGGGCTCCACGCTGACGCGGTCGACGAGCACGACGAATGA
- a CDS encoding universal stress protein: MFDTIVIATDGSESVGRAVDVALDLADRFDAAVHALYVVDAGEVDSSPDAVREDMRHALQERGGEAIVDVQARTERDVTAVVREGRPANEIGEYAREIGADVVATGTRGRHGENRFLIGSVAERVVRTCPTPVLTVRQLQGAAE; encoded by the coding sequence ATGTTCGACACCATCGTCATCGCCACCGACGGCTCCGAGAGCGTCGGGCGAGCGGTGGACGTCGCGCTCGACCTCGCCGACAGGTTCGACGCGGCGGTCCACGCGCTGTACGTCGTCGACGCCGGCGAGGTCGACTCCTCGCCCGACGCCGTCCGCGAGGACATGCGCCACGCGCTCCAGGAGCGCGGCGGCGAGGCCATCGTCGACGTCCAGGCGCGGACCGAGCGCGACGTGACCGCCGTCGTCCGGGAGGGTCGCCCCGCCAACGAGATCGGCGAGTACGCCCGCGAGATCGGCGCGGACGTCGTCGCCACGGGCACCCGCGGCCGACACGGCGAGAACCGCTTTCTCATCGGCAGCGTCGCCGAACGGGTCGTTCGCACCTGCCCGACGCCGGTGTTGACCGTCCGGCAGCTCCAGGGCGCAGCCGAGTAA
- a CDS encoding DHH family phosphoesterase, whose product MDDELIDTGSLSLERRSKLPGEGFFYPDSLDDDLAEERAREALEGAGVVVITDSDADGLGCVALVREAYDAALDVAPFEERLRERLADEDDADETDGDDDTDAAAEQDEDDLPESAVALLPSGPHSFEEDLGYAAEYLEPDADVFVCDICPDAFEYVEDDLRTVVERAGGVRWFDHHQWGDELMASVRELGIDLVVGDSEEECSTDVTLRSLEYEFPERFTELAAVTRDHDLWLKQDERSDDIADYAYWTDAEEYAAVVGAYGVDLPPAVEEYIAERRVEKELLIEKAVERAEEHEVGDWSVGVTYGRCSQNEVAETLRQGGMDAAVIVKPAGSASIRGSDGFRLAHEVAGQVNGGGHPQAAGCMPDVYDDMLDYAHHWTTEGAATKRVILAAFERVAEERAEFEAMAEDDGE is encoded by the coding sequence ATGGACGACGAACTCATCGACACCGGCTCCCTCTCGCTGGAGCGCAGATCCAAGCTCCCCGGCGAGGGGTTCTTCTACCCCGACTCGCTGGACGACGACCTCGCCGAGGAGCGCGCGAGGGAGGCGCTGGAGGGCGCGGGCGTCGTGGTCATCACCGACTCGGACGCCGACGGCCTCGGCTGTGTCGCGCTCGTCCGCGAGGCGTACGACGCCGCGCTCGACGTCGCCCCGTTCGAGGAGCGACTGCGCGAGCGCCTGGCCGACGAGGACGACGCGGACGAGACGGACGGCGACGATGACACGGACGCCGCCGCCGAGCAGGACGAGGACGACCTCCCCGAGTCGGCAGTCGCGCTGCTCCCCTCCGGCCCGCACTCGTTCGAGGAGGACCTGGGCTACGCCGCCGAGTACCTCGAACCCGACGCCGACGTGTTCGTCTGTGACATCTGTCCGGACGCGTTCGAGTACGTCGAGGACGACCTGCGGACGGTCGTCGAGCGCGCGGGCGGGGTCCGCTGGTTCGACCACCACCAGTGGGGCGACGAGCTCATGGCGTCGGTCCGCGAACTGGGCATCGACCTCGTGGTCGGCGACAGCGAGGAGGAGTGCTCGACGGACGTCACCCTGCGCTCGCTCGAGTACGAGTTCCCCGAGCGCTTCACGGAACTCGCCGCGGTCACCCGCGACCACGACCTCTGGCTCAAGCAGGACGAGCGCAGCGACGACATCGCCGACTACGCCTACTGGACGGACGCCGAGGAGTACGCCGCCGTCGTCGGCGCGTACGGCGTCGACCTCCCGCCCGCGGTCGAGGAGTACATCGCCGAGCGCCGGGTCGAGAAGGAGCTGCTCATCGAGAAGGCCGTCGAGCGCGCCGAGGAGCACGAGGTGGGCGACTGGTCGGTCGGCGTCACCTACGGCCGTTGCTCGCAGAACGAGGTCGCCGAGACCCTCCGCCAGGGAGGGATGGACGCCGCGGTCATCGTCAAGCCCGCCGGCAGCGCCTCCATCCGCGGCTCGGACGGGTTTCGGCTGGCACACGAGGTCGCCGGGCAGGTCAACGGCGGCGGCCACCCGCAGGCCGCCGGCTGCATGCCCGACGTGTACGACGACATGCTCGATTACGCCCACCACTGGACGACCGAGGGCGCGGCGACCAAGCGCGTCATCCTCGCGGCGTTCGAGCGCGTCGCCGAGGAGCGGGCGGAGTTCGAGGCGATGGCCGAGGACGACGGGGAGTAA
- a CDS encoding type II toxin-antitoxin system RelE family toxin: protein MSEGWDWRLTERAMRQFDGLDDYARERITSKLDDVVDDPWREPADYLEPLSGAPHQKLRVGPFRLGCRANQDETVLWVLTIKKRGGDAYRSDD, encoded by the coding sequence ATGAGCGAGGGGTGGGACTGGCGGCTCACCGAACGGGCCATGAGACAGTTCGACGGACTCGACGACTACGCTCGCGAACGGATCACGTCCAAACTGGACGACGTCGTCGACGACCCGTGGCGCGAGCCCGCCGACTACCTCGAACCGCTCTCGGGAGCCCCACATCAGAAGCTTCGAGTTGGACCGTTCCGTCTCGGTTGCAGGGCGAATCAAGACGAGACGGTGCTCTGGGTGCTCACTATCAAGAAACGCGGTGGCGACGCCTACCGGAGCGACGACTGA
- a CDS encoding TIGR00296 family protein: protein MSEAQTVQLTYEDGDRAVELAREAVESYVLHGQREHPGSMRDAFYARTGAFVRLQSTRGRGRMRGCAGSYRGKEQLGHAIVDAAIKAASSDSGGSEVEPKELDSILVSACIVSNVTLTNDPVSDLELGRHGVAIDQGDKHGWLYPTIPVENGWSKEQFLSRVCRKAKVSPTAWQDEETMVTLIDGQVFRERDDGGSVEQL, encoded by the coding sequence ATGTCCGAGGCGCAGACCGTTCAGCTCACCTACGAGGACGGTGATCGTGCGGTCGAACTCGCTCGGGAAGCCGTCGAATCGTACGTTCTCCACGGACAGCGCGAACATCCGGGGAGCATGCGCGACGCCTTCTACGCCCGAACGGGGGCGTTCGTTCGCCTCCAGTCCACACGCGGTCGTGGCCGAATGCGGGGCTGTGCCGGCTCGTATCGAGGGAAAGAACAGCTCGGTCACGCCATCGTCGACGCCGCGATCAAGGCCGCCTCGTCCGACTCGGGCGGCTCCGAAGTCGAACCGAAGGAACTGGACTCGATTCTCGTCTCCGCCTGTATCGTCTCGAACGTCACGCTCACCAACGATCCCGTCTCCGACCTCGAACTGGGCCGCCACGGGGTCGCCATCGACCAGGGCGACAAGCACGGCTGGCTCTACCCGACGATCCCGGTCGAGAACGGCTGGAGCAAGGAGCAGTTCCTCTCGCGGGTCTGCCGGAAGGCCAAGGTCTCGCCGACCGCCTGGCAGGACGAGGAGACGATGGTGACGCTCATCGACGGGCAGGTGTTCCGCGAGCGGGACGACGGCGGGAGCGTCGAGCAGTTGTAG